Proteins from a genomic interval of Clostridium cochlearium:
- a CDS encoding cation diffusion facilitator family transporter, giving the protein MISKFLVKTFIKDFKNIEDKKVRNSYGFLGSIVGIISNTLLFIIKILVGIISNSISVTADAFNNLSDVASSVITLIGFKLSSKPADKEHPFGHGRIEYISALIVSFMVMLVGFEFVKTSYNRIVNPVAINFQLIPFILIILSILIKIWLSRFNKYIGDSINSSALQASSFDALSDVITSSCVALSLVLSKWISLPIDGYIGIIVSLFIMYSGYTLIKETLNPLLGEAPDPKLVKNIIDEILKYPYITGVHDLIVHNYGPGRCLASLHAEVPDNLPVVDIHEVIDRAEKEISEKLNLELVIHMDPINTDNKEVNSLQKEVEKILLKYPTIKSFHDFRVVGSGEVKNLIFDIVIDYSVPFTNELQENLKKDISEDIKKIHASYNTIITVDRDFTHI; this is encoded by the coding sequence ATGATATCTAAATTTCTTGTTAAAACTTTTATTAAAGATTTTAAAAACATAGAAGATAAAAAAGTTAGAAATTCCTATGGATTTCTTGGAAGTATAGTTGGTATAATTTCCAATACCCTTTTATTTATTATAAAAATATTAGTTGGTATAATTTCTAATAGTATTTCTGTTACTGCAGATGCTTTTAATAATTTATCTGATGTGGCCTCTTCTGTAATAACCTTAATAGGCTTTAAATTATCTTCAAAACCTGCTGATAAAGAACACCCTTTTGGACATGGAAGAATAGAATATATATCAGCATTAATAGTTTCTTTTATGGTCATGTTAGTAGGATTTGAATTTGTAAAAACATCTTATAATAGAATAGTTAATCCTGTAGCAATCAATTTTCAATTAATACCCTTTATCCTTATAATATTATCTATACTTATAAAAATATGGCTTAGTAGATTTAATAAATACATAGGAGATTCTATTAATTCTTCGGCTCTACAAGCTTCATCTTTTGATGCATTAAGTGACGTAATTACTTCAAGCTGTGTTGCTTTATCTTTAGTTTTATCAAAGTGGATTTCATTACCCATAGATGGTTACATTGGAATAATTGTTTCTTTATTTATAATGTATTCCGGATATACTCTAATAAAAGAAACATTAAATCCTCTTTTAGGTGAAGCACCAGACCCTAAGTTGGTAAAAAATATAATAGATGAAATATTAAAATATCCTTATATAACTGGAGTTCATGATTTAATAGTTCACAATTATGGTCCTGGAAGATGTCTTGCATCTCTCCATGCAGAAGTTCCTGATAATTTACCTGTTGTTGATATACATGAGGTAATAGATAGAGCTGAAAAAGAAATATCCGAAAAATTAAACTTAGAATTGGTTATACACATGGATCCTATAAATACAGATAATAAAGAAGTTAATAGTTTACAAAAGGAAGTGGAGAAAATTTTATTAAAATATCCAACTATAAAATCCTTTCATGATTTCAGAGTAGTTGGATCTGGTGAGGTTAAAAATTTAATATTTGATATAGTTATAGATTATTCAGTACCTTTTACTAATGAACTACAAGAAAACTTAAAAAAAGATATATCTGAAGATATCAAAAAAATTCATGCCTCATATAATACTATAATAACAGTAGACAGAGATTTTACTCATATATAA
- a CDS encoding PRK06851 family protein has product MTNERHFFPGSNSANGFYSLFKYILPVDRANRIFYIKGGPGTGKSYLMKKIADLFNSEDYTLEYFHCSSDNESLDALNIKYLNIALIDGTSPHMQDPLYPGALDEIIDFGVSLDKDKLHSHKDEIIKVNKDISSTFKRAFSYLNASKSIHDNWSYRNKEHVNNMPLNALKLELKNMIFKNYTDYSKFVPFNRHLFSTAFTPNGVISYIDTLYSDCENIYILKGGPGTGKSEILTYIQTEALIRGMTIEILHHPLIPNKIEHLILPEINTAILTSNEINNKDFSGLQINTNDLLDNNIDFYRDSIKQDKENFHFMLNEALNILSSCKKLHDDLEEFYINNIDFNIVDDISNAVIQRILNYKNS; this is encoded by the coding sequence ATGACTAATGAAAGGCATTTCTTTCCTGGAAGTAATTCCGCTAATGGTTTTTACTCTCTATTTAAATATATACTTCCAGTAGACAGAGCAAATAGAATTTTTTATATAAAAGGTGGTCCTGGTACAGGTAAATCTTATTTAATGAAAAAAATAGCAGATTTATTTAATTCAGAAGATTATACTTTAGAGTACTTTCATTGCTCTTCCGATAATGAATCTTTAGATGCCTTAAATATAAAATATTTGAATATAGCTTTAATTGACGGAACTAGCCCTCATATGCAAGATCCTTTATATCCAGGAGCTCTGGATGAAATAATTGATTTTGGTGTTTCTTTAGATAAAGATAAACTGCATTCTCATAAAGATGAAATAATAAAAGTTAACAAAGATATTTCAAGTACTTTTAAAAGGGCTTTTTCTTATTTAAATGCTAGTAAATCCATACATGATAACTGGAGTTATAGAAATAAAGAACATGTAAATAATATGCCACTAAATGCCTTAAAATTAGAATTAAAAAATATGATTTTTAAAAACTATACAGATTATAGCAAATTTGTTCCCTTTAATAGACATCTATTTTCTACAGCATTTACTCCTAACGGAGTTATATCTTATATAGATACACTTTATTCAGATTGTGAAAATATATATATATTAAAAGGTGGTCCTGGTACAGGTAAAAGTGAAATATTAACTTATATACAAACAGAAGCTTTAATCAGAGGTATGACAATAGAAATTTTACATCACCCTTTAATCCCAAATAAAATAGAACATTTGATTCTACCAGAAATAAATACAGCTATATTAACTTCTAATGAAATAAACAATAAAGACTTTAGTGGGTTACAAATTAATACAAATGATTTATTAGATAATAATATAGATTTTTATAGAGATTCCATAAAACAAGATAAAGAAAACTTTCACTTTATGTTAAATGAGGCATTAAATATTCTTTCTAGCTGTAAAAAATTACATGATGATTTAGAAGAATTTTATATAAATAATATAGATTTTAACATAGTGGATGATATCTCTAATGCCGTTATACAGAGAATACTCAATTATAAAAATTCCTAG
- a CDS encoding HelD family protein, producing the protein MDDLDLNKEIQKELEFNFEKEKLKETIKIINQEILNYLNQRKQTINYITEYRKNFLDEYKDDEDEIVEYFDHEKFLIEEEFKFIDKRLKELTVLSSSPYFGKVIFKDDEVEETIYIGRFGLTLKNSYTPLIVDWRAPISALFYSGNIGKVSYNAPIGKIETEVSLKRQLIIKKARLLGIFDTELNVKDDILQMVLSSNTADKLKDIIMTIQEEQDNLIRQPRNKTIIVDGVAGSGKTTIALHRVAYLLYNYREVLQDKVLILGPNDIFIDYISMVLPSLGEVGVKQTTFREFALSLLGIENIMSFRDYMENMTNGDESFIQDIIYKNSIKYIDKLDEFIENIEKYYFKIQDIKFYDEVIMSKNEIEEMLFKDFKFMPLFKRSNRIKRVIYSRIKDCRDAKVREIQKKYEKELNNMTLEEKNLHGTRLEFERRINIREVISEVIRRKKELFWLNNPNVLELYNKFNENKELTQDDLAPILYLRIKLEGIKYPKDVKHVVIDEAQDYSALQFKVIKELTGCSSMTVLGDKNQRLIPYSEDIAMENLHKYLDLKDMEYFKLDKSYRSTQEIMKYANKYLKDDFIVPLVRSGEKVIEKEVKTYKELKEEILKSINVFREKGYESIAIICKNSMEVNKINDMLKDSIYIKTINREDILYTSGESVVPSYFAKGLEFDAVILIDSNIKDENYEKIMYVMSTRALHELKVYKIKESV; encoded by the coding sequence ATGGATGATTTAGATTTGAATAAAGAAATTCAAAAGGAGTTAGAATTTAATTTTGAAAAAGAAAAATTAAAAGAAACCATAAAAATAATCAATCAAGAAATTTTGAACTATTTGAATCAAAGGAAACAAACTATTAATTATATAACAGAATATAGAAAAAATTTTCTTGATGAATATAAAGATGATGAAGATGAGATAGTGGAATATTTTGATCATGAAAAATTTCTTATAGAGGAAGAGTTTAAATTTATTGATAAAAGACTTAAAGAACTTACAGTATTATCGTCTAGTCCTTACTTTGGGAAAGTTATATTTAAGGATGATGAAGTAGAAGAAACAATATATATAGGGAGATTTGGACTTACTTTAAAAAATTCTTATACGCCTTTAATAGTAGATTGGAGAGCACCAATATCTGCATTGTTTTACTCTGGAAATATTGGCAAAGTGTCTTATAATGCTCCCATAGGGAAAATAGAAACTGAGGTATCTTTAAAAAGGCAATTAATAATAAAAAAAGCAAGACTATTAGGGATATTTGATACAGAACTAAATGTAAAAGATGATATATTGCAAATGGTATTAAGTAGCAATACGGCAGATAAACTCAAAGATATAATTATGACAATACAAGAAGAACAAGATAATTTAATAAGACAACCTAGAAACAAAACTATAATAGTAGATGGTGTAGCAGGTAGCGGTAAAACAACTATAGCTTTACATAGAGTAGCTTATTTACTATACAATTATAGAGAAGTTTTACAGGATAAAGTATTAATATTAGGACCTAATGATATATTTATAGATTATATATCTATGGTATTACCAAGCCTTGGAGAAGTAGGGGTAAAACAAACTACTTTCAGAGAGTTTGCATTAAGTTTATTAGGTATAGAAAATATAATGAGCTTTAGAGATTATATGGAAAATATGACTAATGGCGATGAATCCTTCATACAAGATATAATATATAAAAACTCTATTAAATATATAGATAAATTAGATGAATTTATAGAAAACATAGAAAAATATTATTTTAAAATACAAGACATTAAGTTTTACGATGAAGTTATCATGAGTAAAAATGAAATAGAAGAAATGTTGTTTAAAGATTTTAAATTTATGCCTTTATTTAAAAGAAGCAATAGAATAAAAAGAGTTATTTATTCTAGAATTAAGGATTGCAGAGATGCTAAAGTTAGGGAAATACAAAAAAAATATGAAAAAGAGCTTAATAACATGACTCTAGAAGAAAAAAATTTACATGGAACAAGATTAGAGTTTGAAAGAAGAATCAATATAAGAGAAGTAATATCTGAGGTAATTAGAAGAAAAAAAGAACTTTTCTGGTTAAACAATCCTAATGTTTTAGAGCTATATAATAAATTTAATGAAAACAAAGAACTTACACAGGACGATTTAGCTCCAATTTTATATTTAAGAATAAAACTAGAAGGTATTAAATATCCTAAGGATGTTAAACATGTAGTTATAGATGAAGCACAAGATTACAGTGCATTACAATTTAAGGTTATAAAAGAGTTAACAGGATGTTCATCTATGACTGTTTTAGGCGATAAGAATCAAAGGCTTATACCATATAGTGAAGACATAGCTATGGAAAATCTACATAAATATTTAGATCTTAAAGATATGGAATATTTCAAGTTAGATAAAAGTTACAGATCAACTCAAGAAATAATGAAATATGCTAATAAATATTTAAAAGATGATTTTATAGTTCCATTAGTAAGAAGTGGAGAAAAGGTTATAGAAAAGGAAGTAAAAACTTATAAAGAATTAAAAGAAGAAATACTGAAAAGTATAAATGTATTTAGAGAAAAAGGATATGAAAGTATAGCTATAATATGCAAAAATTCTATGGAAGTTAATAAAATAAATGATATGCTAAAGGATAGTATATATATAAAAACTATTAACAGGGAGGATATTCTATACACCTCTGGTGAAAGTGTAGTTCCTTCATATTTTGCAAAGGGGTTAGAATTTGATGCAGTAATATTAATAGACAGTAATATTAAGGATGAAAACTATGAAAAAATTATGTATGTTATGTCAACTAGAGCATTGCATGAACTAAAAGTTTACAAAATAAAGGAATCTGTGTAA